The nucleotide window GCCCGATTGGCGCACATGGCAAACAATGGCCGCCAGCCACCGACCGACAATGCATTGGGACGCACGATCTCAAAGCCCTCGCCCGCCTTGTGCATGCGGGCCATGGCTTCGCCAAGCTGCTCGCACTGCTCGACGGAAGGGCGGCGCACCCACATGCCCTCAAGGAATGTGACCATGGCGGCAGGACGTCCGGCCAGATGCCCCAGGGCCTTGCCTTCACCGTTCTTGAGCGGTGTCGGGCAGTTGAGGCCACGTGCCGAGAGATGCTCCATCAGCCCCAGAAAGAAAGGCAGATCGGTCGGGTTGACCCGCTTTTCATAGAGCGTGAGGATGTAGGGGCCGGTTTCGGTTTGAACAAGGAAGTTCGAGTTCTCGACACCTTCCGCGATGCCCTTGTAGGAGGTGAGTGCACCCACATTGTAGTTGTCTACAAAGGCGCTCAGTTCTTCATCGCTGACTTCCGTATAGACCGCCATATCGGTCCCCTTTCGACTTGTCTTCTCTATTTCCGATGCGAGGGGGCCGCTTGTGCCCGGCCCTTCCCCATTCTGTCCAACCGGGCCTTTCAGGCCTGATGGCTCCGATCTGTTATCTGACGGGCTCCGCCTTGGGGCCCTCTTCCAACACCCCTGCGGCAACGGCCGCTTCACGCAATTCACGCGGAATGTTGAAGACCATGTCTTCCTTGGCGATGGTGACAACCTCGACGGTTACCGCATAGCGGGCGGAAAAGGCCTCGATGACTTCCTCGACCAGAATTTCCGGAGCCGAGGCGCCCGCCGTGATGGCAACCGACGAAATGTCGCCAAGGCTGTCCCAGTCGATGTCGGCTGCGCGCTGAAGCAGCAAAGACTGGCGACAGCCAGCCCTCTCGCCCACTTCGCGCAGGCGCTTGGAGTTGGAGCTGTTGGGAGCGCCCACCACGATCATCACGTCGGCGCGGGGGGCGACGGTCTTCACCGCTTCCTGCCGGTTGGTGGTGGCGTAACAGATATCATCCTTGTTCGGCCCCTGAATGTTGGGGAAGCGAGCCTTCAGCGCATCGACAATCCCGGCGGTATCATCCACCGACAGGGTCGTCTGGGTGATCCAGGCCAGATTGTCCGGGTCACGCGGCTCGAAGTCTGCCACATCGTCCACCGTCTCGATGAGCTTGACCACATTGTCGGCAAGCTGCCCCATGGTGCCGATCACCTCGGGGTGACCGGCATGGCCGATCAAAACCACCTCGTGGCCGCGCTTGTCGTGCAGCATGGCTTCCTTGTGAACCTTGGAAACCAGCGGACAGGTGGCATCGAGATAGAAGAAATTCTTCGCCTTTGCCGCTTCCGGCACTGACTTGGGCACGCCATGAGCCGAGAAGATCACCGGCTGGTTGGTCTCTGGAATCTCGTCCAGTTCCTCAACGAACACGGCGCCCTTGGCCTTCAGGCTTTCAACCACATATTTGTTATGGACAATCTCATGACGCACATAGACGGGAGCCCCGAAGGTCTTGAGAGCCAGATCCACGATCTGGATCGCCCGGTCAACGCCTGCGCAGAAGCCACGCGGGGCGCACAGCAGAATTTCCAGCGGCGGGTTCGTCTTGCTCATATTGTCTTCACCTTGAGGAGGGTTTAAGCAAATCGCTCATCATTAGGGATATGAAGAGTGTGAACCGGCTCCTGTCAAGGTGAGAAGGTTTGGAAAAGTCATTCTCAGACAGATTCCCCTGTAAAGAGAATGGATTTTCACTACCAGACTATGCAAGAAAGGAACGATGGACTGCAATTTTTTCCCCGGGTGAATTGCAAATAACGGAACGCCGGTTATTATTCGCCATCGGCCTCAATTATGCTATAAGTCGGGGCTAAACAAGAGTATGGGCCAGGATCGAGTCGCTCTGAAGACACCGGATCCCCTTTGCCATGCGATGCGTAGTAAGTGGTGCGTTTAGAAAGAGTGGATGATGTCGGTATCTTTTTCCAATATCTGCAAACTGGCTGCCGTGGGTGCCTTGGGGTTCTCCCTTTCGGGTTGCATAACCGGCCCCGGCGGCATGAAGATGCCTTCCTTTGGCAACAAGTCCACAGATAGCCAGGCAACCTCCCCTGTATCGGGGCCCGCAACACCGGGCGTGACTTCAAGCGCTGCGGATGTGGCCAACGGTGGCGCGATCGTTGACAGCACCACCAATCTCATTCTTTCCAACGCCAAGAATATCAACGGCTATTGCCCATCGGTCAGCATTCTGGGTGACACCAATGTCTACCAGTCCTACGCCAAGGGTGGCGAGGGCAATGCCAACATGCTGATCCATCAGGCCAACATCACCCAGACCGCGCGCGAATGCACCGACATGGGCGCCGAGATGTTCATCAAGGTCGGCGTTGCAGGCCGGGTTCTCGGCGGGCCGAAGTCCACAGACAAGGATAAGGCCGTATTGCCACTGCGCATCGTGATCAAGCAGAAGGACACCGTGCTCTATTCCCAGCTGCACAAGGTGCCCGTGATGCTGGCGCCGCCGGATCGTTCCGGCCTGTTTGCCAAGGTCGACGAGGGTATCGCCATTCCGATGCCACGTGAGCGCAACGTTCAGATTCTGGTCGGCTTTGATTCCGGCCCCAGCAAGCGCTAGGCTTCCCTAACTGACATGTTCCCACAAACGGGAGGGGCCTTTTCTCAAAGGTCCTTCCTCAGTGCATCGATGTAGCCGGGAACGTCCCTCGGATCGACCGAGGCTTGCCGGACCAGCCGGTCAAAATGGCTGGTCAGCGAGGCCACCCGTGCGCTCTCGCGAAAGGCGATGTAGAACTCCCCGATATAGACAACGGCCAGCTTGGGGCCGAAGATGGTCACCGGTGCGCTGAATATGTGGTGCGCGTCAAACAGAAACAGCCTCAGACGCGGGTAGAGATCCTCACACAAGCGGGAGATAGAGGAGAGTTGCTCCAGCCTCACCTCGCGCGCCAGCCCCGCATAATAGGCACTACCCGAGGCAAGGGCGTTCAACTCATGCATCGGCATGGCGATTTCATAGTCCGATTGGCCGGAGCGAAGCCACGCGAACAGTTCCTGCATGGCTTCGATGGCCAGTTGTGAAGTGTTTTCAAAGGCAGAGGCATATTCCCACTTCAGCATCGCCTCGGTCTTGAGCATGTCCGGCAGGGTCGCGGGCACATGCCGCAGCTTGTAGCCAGCCGCTTCCTTGTGCCAACCCAGAATCTGGGCATCAGCTGCGCTGCGTTCGGCCGGGCTCAGCGCCAGGGAGGCGGCCACGATGTCACCCGGTCGTTCGGGCCGATCCGTAAGTCCGAGCAGCCAATCGGTACTGACCCCAAGCGCCATGGCGGCATCGGCCGCAAGCTGGGCATTGGGCAATCGGGCAAGATCCTCTTTCAGCAACTGCCCGATGGTGGAGCGATCCACACGGGTTGCCCGCGCCAAAGCACTGCGCGACATGGCGCTGTGGTCCATGGCCGCCAGCAACCGTTCACGAAAGAGGGATGCGCGATCTCGCCTGTCCATTTTCTTCACCAATGTTGATTTAAATCTACAAACTGTATTCTATGCAGCAAAAGAACAGACTGTCTAGCCCCCGGACTCTGCGCTACAAACGAACAGCCGAGAAATCAAGGACACCTGTTCAGACAGTCTCCCTCCCCCGGCATCCAGTTTATTTTCATTGATCAACCAGACTGTTGCGACAAACGCCCGCACAGCAAGGACGCAATGCGCCTGCCTGCCGCTCAGGGCCAGCACAACAGCCGACCCAAAGCGGTGTCCACATGGATAGGAAAAATGGATAGCACAACAAGAACAATCGCCAAGGCCATCAGCTGGCAGCTCACGGGGCTCGTCTCCATGACCCTCATCGGCTATCTCTTCACCCGTTCGCTGACCGCAAGCAGTGGCATAGCCATCGCTTCTGCGGTTGTCAGCTTCGTATTCTACTGTTTTCACGAAAGGCTGTGGTCGCGGGTTCGCTGGGGGCGGATGACCGACCTGTCATCGTGACGGCGCTATTCGTCCGGATCCGCATCCTCGGCGACGGCTGCCTTGATGCGCGCCACGATGTCTTCAGCTTCGGCGCGGGTTGCGAAAGTCTCGATCTGCAGCAGAATGCCGCCATGGATATCGGCCAATTCCACATTGGTCCGGCCGTCCGGGTCGCCGGTTTCGTCGGCAGGAAGCAACTGAAAGCCGGAAATACGCACGAACGGTACGACAAATGGCCGGGAACGCCCCAGCATCGATGCCGTTACCTGCGTCAACTCGCGACGGTCCAGATCAATCTCATACTGGCGCGACCAGCCCATGATGCCTTGTGACGCGAAGGCCCAGCCGAAGCCGAAGGAGGCAAACGCCACAATCAGAACGCCCGCCAAAAGGTAGACATTTTCGCCATTGAAAGACATTCCGAAGACCAGATAGTAGGCAAGGATCAGTAACGCGATGCCGCCGGTCCCCTTGATCGCGCGGGTCCGACCCGGAATCTGGTTCTTGACCCTTGTGAGTTGCGGACGGTTCTTGCGCATGATGCTGTCAGTCTCTTCGGTTACAGGTGGTTATAGACCACATAAAGACTGTATAGCGACATCATGGTCAAGCCGCAAAAGACCGCAAAGGACCCCAGATCCTTGGCCTGTCGGGCGAATTCTGCGAATTCGTTGGTCAAATGATCCACCAGAACTTCCACAGCCGTATTCAGGGCTTCGATGGCAATGGTCAACAGGAAGAAAAAGCAAAGAATGGCAAACTGTCCTGCATCAGCCCCCACCGCGGCATAGACAGCCAGAAGAATGGCAAAGAACATGCATTCGGCCTGAGCGGCGGTCTCCTGCAAAAGCCGGAGAAACCCGGCGTAGGAGTAGGTCGCAGCGTCAAGGACATGCCGGATATGGTTCATTTGCTCATTCGCCTGTTGGTTTGAAAATGGGACATCAGCCCATCTGGATTTGGGGACTGTTTCACTTGATTGGTATGACAGGGAGATGACGAGCCCCCTCGCCTTTTCGCCGACAGGGGGCAAAAAGCAGGGGATAGGCCGGAAGCTTCGGCTCTCAGCGCCTGTTTTCGATGTACCCACAACCATATACACGACAAAATTGTAGTCCTCCAACCCGGCCACAAGGGGAATCATCATGAAGGCTGTCAGACCCTGCCTTGCCGCTGCCTCGGGATTTCGGGGCACAATCTGGGCCGTGCTGCTCCTGCTTGCCTGCGGTTCCATTGTCGGCTGTTCTGGCGTGACCGAGGATGTGACCTCAATCACCGACGTGCGCCATGTGGAGCTTGACGGTCAATCCTATCGCATCATGGAAAATGTCGAGCAGAAGACGGTGACCACGACGCCGTCGCTCGGGGCGTCCCTCAAGGGAGGACTGATCAACGGGCTGGCGCTGGGCATGGCCAATGTGTTGCCGGGCAAGGAAACCCACCTCCAAGCGGCACGCAAATATCTCGATGAAACGGGCCGCAAGGATTGCCCGATCAGCAAGGGCCGACTGGTGGTCGAACCGCGCTATCGCTTCACCTATGCCTGTCCGGAGGCTGACAAGACCGACAAGGATATCCCGACAATCGAATAGATCCCCCCGCTCGCGTGGTTGCTAGCTTCGGCCAAACAATCGTTCAATGTCGCTCAATTTGAGTTCCACATAGGTCGGGCGGCCATGGTTGCACTGGCCGGAATGCGGCGTGGCTTCCATTTCGCGCAGCAGGGCATCCATTTCCTCGGCCCGCAGCCGACGACCGGACCGCACCGAGCCATGACAGGCCATGGTGGCGGCCACATGCAGAATCTTCTCCTCGACGCGGGTCGACTTGTCCCATTCAGCCAGATCATCGGCGACGTCGCGCACCAGCCGCTCGATATTGGGCTTGCCCAGAATGGCCGGGGTCTCCCGCACGGCAACGGCACCCGGACCGAAGCTTTCCAGCGTCAGACCGAGACGTTCCAGATCATCGCCCGCTTCGAGCAGGCGATGGACATCATCCTCATCGAGTTCCACCACATGGGGGATCAGCAACCCCTGCCGGGCGATGCCGCGTTGGGCAAGCGAGGCCTTGAGCTTCTCATAGACAAGGCGCTCGTGGGCGGCATGCTGGTCGACAATCACCAGACCATCCTCGGTCTGGGCGATGATGTAATTCTCGTGGATCTGCGCCCGTGCTGCGCCGAGAGGCCGGGCCAGTGCAGCGGCATCGAGATCGCTATCGTTGGCGCGGGCATCTGCCGAAGGGATGGCCACGTCAGCCATGCGGCCCTGAATTTCGAATGGGGGCATCCCCGATACAGGCATTCCGGCAAAGCCGCTGCTCATGCCAGCCTCGGCCAGCCCTGATGGCGCTGCGGCGAATGATTGGGAGAGGCCGCCCTCAGCGCTATCCTGCCCTTCGGACAGGCTACCGGCTGCGGATACATCGGCAGCATCCCCGGGGGCATAGACACTCTGGCGCCAATCCCAGTTGAGCGGCTTGGCTGGCTGGTAGGACTGCGGGCGCAGCCCTGTCACTGGACGCTCGGACGCGCCTGTGGCGAGGTTTGGAGACGTGCCGGACAGGATGGCACTGCCAGCCCCGGTCGCCCGCACCCCGTCCGGACGCAAGGCGGCCAGCGTCGCCGAACCACCGGTGTTGGTGGAGCGATGCCCGGCTGCGGCGATGGCCTGCCGGATGGCCCCCACCACCAGCCCGCGAATATGACCGGAATCGCGAAAGCGCACGTCGGCCTTGGTGGGATGCACGTTGACGTCCACCTCGTGGGGATCAAGGTCGATAAACAGCACGACGCAAGGGTGACGGCCACCGAAGAGATAGTCCGCATAGGCGCCCCGGATGGCGCCGAGCATCATCTTGTCACGCACCGGGCGACCATTGACGAAGACGAACTGCTGCAGGCTGTTGGCGCGGTTGAGGGTTGGCAAACCGGCAAAGCCCGTGAGCCGCACCGTGTCGCGCAGAGCGTCGATTTCGACCGCATTGTCGCGGAAGTCCTTGCCCATCACCTGCCCCATGCGCACCAGATGGGCGTCCGGGCCGTTGACTGAGGCATATTCGAGGCGGGAGCGGTCTTCACCGGTCAGGCTGAAGCGCACCTTCGGATTGGCCATGGCGATGCGCTTGACGACCTCGGAAACGGCCATATTCTCGGCCCGGTCGGTCTTGAGAAACTTGAGACGGGCGGGCGTCGAGAAAAACAGATCCTTGACGTCGATCCGCGTGCCGATGTTGAGGGCGGCAGGTTTGGGTTCGCTCTCTTTGCCCCCTTCCACTGCAATCTCCCAGGCGTGCGGCTCGGAGGCGTGGCGCGAGGTGATACCGAGCCGGGCAATCGAGCCGATGGAAGGCAGGGCTTCGCCGCGAAACCCCAGATGGCGGATATCCATCAGATCATCAGGATTGAGCTTGGAGGTGCAGTGGCGCCTGATGGCCATTTGCAGATCCTGCCGGGACATCCCCAACCCGTTATCCGATACACGGATCAGATTCTTGCCACCACCGGCCGTCACCACCTCGATCCGGTCAGCCCCGGCATCGATGGCATTCTCCACCAGTTCCTTGACGACACTGGCAGGCCGTTCAACCACTTCGCCGGCAGCGATCTTGTTGATGGTTGCTTCGTCTAGCTGTCTGATCTTGGAAAGGCTTTCGCTCATCGATTAGGGCACACATGGTTTGGAGGAAAAGAAAAGCAGAATCACCACTGTCGGCTCGTCTGGTCACAGAGTCTGCCACAGACCGGATCGCGCATCAAACGGCTTCCGCCGATCCGCGATTCCGGCTCTGGATGTCGCACCTTCCGGCGCTTGGTCGAGCAACTTGACCCTACCGCAAAGCAGCTATGCACCGGCTGCTTGCGATCTGTGCAAATCTGTCCAAACCTACGCATATCATCCTAAGTAATACTTCTGCCTGTCTTGCAATGCGGTCCAAGAGGTCTACGGTGGCGCTCAGGAGGAGAACATTTTGTCATTGGATAACGGTAAGGATACTTCCATGCTCAACAAAATTCTCTCTCTGATGCGTGAGAACGAGGGGATGACCATTCACGAGGTTGCCAGCAAGCTGGGCGTTTCGTCCGAAGCCGCACTGGATTACGAGCTCGGCATGGTTCGGCCGACACCAGAGATCATTCAAAAGTATTCCGAGATATTCGGCGTACCGGTTTCATCAATCATGTTTTTCTGCAAGGAAGACGACGACGGCATTCTGTCGACGGAGTCCCGGCTGTATTTTGCCGATAAAATCGTCGTTCTTGTCGAGAGACTTCTGCACGGCAGACACAGAGCCCACCACTCGCTCTGAGGCGTGCCCGAAACTATCCCTGAAGCCCCTTTCCCGATGGCCTTTCTGTCTTCAGTCACCGTTTGACTTTCAGTCTCGTCGCGATTTGAAGAAGGACGTCAACAGGTCAGCACATTGTGTCTCACTGATACCGGAATAGACATCCGGGGCATGGTGACATATGGGCTGGCTGTAAAGCCGGGGACCGCTTTCGACTGCTCCGCCCTTGACATCCACGGCACCATAATAGAGCCGACGGATCCGGGCGAAGGAAATGGCAGCGGCACACATCGGGCAAGGCTCCAGAGTCACATAGAGATCGCACTGAGGCAGACGCTGGCTCCCCAGCTGCGCACAGCCCTCGCGGATCACGACAATCTCGGCGTGGGCGGTTGGATCATTGGTTTCGATGGTCCGGTTACCAGCCCGCGCCAGGATTTTTCCCTCATGGACGAGCACCGCGCCAATCGGCACTTCCCCGCGCGCTTCCGCCTTGCGGGCTTCCTCAAGAGCCATCTCCATGAAGCTGGCCTTGTCGGCAGCCTCTTTCAGGGTCGGTTTGGCCGGGTTTTGTGCCATGTCTCAACTCTTCTGTTAGCCTTGTCGGCAAAATCTGACAGCTATGCATTCGCGAGCACGATTT belongs to uncultured Cohaesibacter sp. and includes:
- the ispH gene encoding 4-hydroxy-3-methylbut-2-enyl diphosphate reductase, encoding MSKTNPPLEILLCAPRGFCAGVDRAIQIVDLALKTFGAPVYVRHEIVHNKYVVESLKAKGAVFVEELDEIPETNQPVIFSAHGVPKSVPEAAKAKNFFYLDATCPLVSKVHKEAMLHDKRGHEVVLIGHAGHPEVIGTMGQLADNVVKLIETVDDVADFEPRDPDNLAWITQTTLSVDDTAGIVDALKARFPNIQGPNKDDICYATTNRQEAVKTVAPRADVMIVVGAPNSSNSKRLREVGERAGCRQSLLLQRAADIDWDSLGDISSVAITAGASAPEILVEEVIEAFSARYAVTVEVVTIAKEDMVFNIPRELREAAVAAGVLEEGPKAEPVR
- a CDS encoding XRE family transcriptional regulator translates to MDRRDRASLFRERLLAAMDHSAMSRSALARATRVDRSTIGQLLKEDLARLPNAQLAADAAMALGVSTDWLLGLTDRPERPGDIVAASLALSPAERSAADAQILGWHKEAAGYKLRHVPATLPDMLKTEAMLKWEYASAFENTSQLAIEAMQELFAWLRSGQSDYEIAMPMHELNALASGSAYYAGLAREVRLEQLSSISRLCEDLYPRLRLFLFDAHHIFSAPVTIFGPKLAVVYIGEFYIAFRESARVASLTSHFDRLVRQASVDPRDVPGYIDALRKDL
- a CDS encoding DUF2061 domain-containing protein, whose product is MDSTTRTIAKAISWQLTGLVSMTLIGYLFTRSLTASSGIAIASAVVSFVFYCFHERLWSRVRWGRMTDLSS
- a CDS encoding diacylglycerol kinase, translating into MNHIRHVLDAATYSYAGFLRLLQETAAQAECMFFAILLAVYAAVGADAGQFAILCFFFLLTIAIEALNTAVEVLVDHLTNEFAEFARQAKDLGSFAVFCGLTMMSLYSLYVVYNHL
- the mutL gene encoding DNA mismatch repair endonuclease MutL, with protein sequence MSESLSKIRQLDEATINKIAAGEVVERPASVVKELVENAIDAGADRIEVVTAGGGKNLIRVSDNGLGMSRQDLQMAIRRHCTSKLNPDDLMDIRHLGFRGEALPSIGSIARLGITSRHASEPHAWEIAVEGGKESEPKPAALNIGTRIDVKDLFFSTPARLKFLKTDRAENMAVSEVVKRIAMANPKVRFSLTGEDRSRLEYASVNGPDAHLVRMGQVMGKDFRDNAVEIDALRDTVRLTGFAGLPTLNRANSLQQFVFVNGRPVRDKMMLGAIRGAYADYLFGGRHPCVVLFIDLDPHEVDVNVHPTKADVRFRDSGHIRGLVVGAIRQAIAAAGHRSTNTGGSATLAALRPDGVRATGAGSAILSGTSPNLATGASERPVTGLRPQSYQPAKPLNWDWRQSVYAPGDAADVSAAGSLSEGQDSAEGGLSQSFAAAPSGLAEAGMSSGFAGMPVSGMPPFEIQGRMADVAIPSADARANDSDLDAAALARPLGAARAQIHENYIIAQTEDGLVIVDQHAAHERLVYEKLKASLAQRGIARQGLLIPHVVELDEDDVHRLLEAGDDLERLGLTLESFGPGAVAVRETPAILGKPNIERLVRDVADDLAEWDKSTRVEEKILHVAATMACHGSVRSGRRLRAEEMDALLREMEATPHSGQCNHGRPTYVELKLSDIERLFGRS
- a CDS encoding helix-turn-helix transcriptional regulator — translated: MLNKILSLMRENEGMTIHEVASKLGVSSEAALDYELGMVRPTPEIIQKYSEIFGVPVSSIMFFCKEDDDGILSTESRLYFADKIVVLVERLLHGRHRAHHSL
- the tadA gene encoding tRNA adenosine(34) deaminase TadA; translation: MAQNPAKPTLKEAADKASFMEMALEEARKAEARGEVPIGAVLVHEGKILARAGNRTIETNDPTAHAEIVVIREGCAQLGSQRLPQCDLYVTLEPCPMCAAAISFARIRRLYYGAVDVKGGAVESGPRLYSQPICHHAPDVYSGISETQCADLLTSFFKSRRD